Proteins found in one Acomys russatus chromosome 31, mAcoRus1.1, whole genome shotgun sequence genomic segment:
- the Smim24 gene encoding small integral membrane protein 24, with the protein MDTLGRLLLLATLLLAPAEAQQETERRLKPWLVGLAAVVGFLFIVFILMLVNRVWCSKARGEDEEATVRMEHIASQNMASSKTDKKKQKKQKKADRKGGLSNAGLELEEKESSDDERGKKTAL; encoded by the exons ATGGACACCCTGGgtaggctgctgctgctggccacaCTGCTCCTGGCGCCCGCTGAGGCCCAGCAGG AAACAGAACGCCGCCTGAAGCCCTGGCTGGTGGGTCTGGCTGCAGTAGTGGGCTTCCTGTTTATAGTCTTCATCCTCATGCTGGTCAACCGAGTCTGGTGCTCCAAAGCCAG AGGGGAAGATGAAGAGGCCACGGTCAGGATGGAGCACATTGCAAGCCAGAACATGGCATCAAG TAAAACAgacaagaagaagcagaagaagcagaagaaggcgGATAGGAAGGGTGGACTGAGCAATGCAGGCTTGGAACTGGAGGAGAAGGAGTCCTCAGACgatgagagagggaagaaaaccGCCTTGTGA
- the Smim44 gene encoding small integral membrane protein 44 → MAWRSRPNPFSSSPNTSVGGSPPTGSCSVPAMAGSLDKREAEDWSPTPPMYEEYRPPPLDAIRLPRYALYLLMAAILVVAVAYAIVGHLIKDLAHDLADWAFGPKPDQEEGPRELRASLAMEDLEELDLQLALAWRGEEDTARAPRRPSIAFKDPPVQTNFWRLD, encoded by the exons ATGGCCTGGAGAAGCCGTCCTAATCCTTTTAGCTCATCCCCTAATACTTCCGTAGGTGGgtcacctcccacaggctcctgtaGTGTCCCAGCCATGGCGGGGTCCCTCGATAAAAGGGAGGCGGAGGACTGGAGCCCAACCCCTCCAATGTATGAGGAGTACCGGCCACCCCCACTGGACGCCATCCGCCTGCCTCGCTATGCCCTGTATCTGCTGATGGCCGCCATTCTGGTGGTAGCCGTGGCCTACGCCATTGTTGGCCACCTCATCAAAGATCTAGCTCACGACCTGGCTG ACTGGGCCTTTGGCCCTAAGCCTGACCAGGAGGAAGGTCCCCGGGAGCTGCGGGCCAGCCTGGCCATGGAGGACCTGGAAGAGCTGGACCTTCAGCTGGCCCTGGCCTGGCGTGGGGAGGAGGACACCGCCCGGGCTCCTCGTCGGCCCTCCATCGCCTTTAAGGATCCTCCTGTGCAAACCAACTTTTGGAGGCTGGACTGA
- the Dohh gene encoding deoxyhypusine hydroxylase: MVTEQEVEAIGKTLLDPKQPLQARFRALFTLRGLGGPEAIAWISRGFEDSSALLKHELAYCLGQMQDARAIPVLVDVLRDMSQEPMVRHEAGEALGAIGNPEVLGLLKQYSTDPVIEVAETCQLAVKRLEWLQQHPGEAACAGPYLSVDPAPPAEEHDVRRLRDALLDEARPLFERYRAMFALRNLGGKEAALALAEGLRCGSALFRHEVGYVLGQLQHEAAVSELAAALARTSESPMVRHECAEALGAIARPACLAALRDHVTDPERVVRESCEVALDMYEHENGQGFQYADGLERLRPPP, encoded by the exons ATGGTAACGGAGCAGGAGGTAGAGGCCATAGGGAAGACCCTGCTGGACCCTAAGCAGCCGCTGCAGGCCCGCTTCCGGGCCCTGTTTACACTGCGGGGACTTGGTGGCCCTGAAGCCATCGCCTGGATCAGTCGCGGCTTTGAGGACAGCTCTGCCCTTCTGAAGCACGAGCTGGCCTACTGCCTGGGCCAGATGCAGGACGCGCGCGCCATCCCTGTGCTGGTGGACGTGCTGCGGGACATGAGCCAGGAGCCCATGGTGCGCCACGAGGCGG GGGAAGCTCTGGGGGCCATCGGTAACCCAGAAGTCCTAGGCCTCCTGAAGCAGTATTCCACCGACCCAGTGATTGAG GTAGCTGAGACGTGCCAGCTGGCCGTCAAGCGTCTGGAGTGGCTGCAGCAGCACCCTGGGGAGGCGGCCTGTGCAGGACCCTACCTCTCTGTGGACCCAGCGCCCCCTGCGGAGGAGCACGACGTGAGGCGGCTGCGCGATGCCCTGCTGGACGAGGCGCGGCCACTCTTTGAGCGGTACCGCGCCATGTTTGCCCTGCGCAACCTGGGTGGCAAGGAGGCTGCCTTAGCCCTGGCCGAAG GCCTGCGCTGTGGCAGCGCGCTCTTCCGCCATGAGGTGGGCTACGTGCTGGGCCAGCTGCAGCATGAAGCGGCTGTGTCCGAGCTGGCTGCCGCCTTGGCACGGACCTCGGAGAGCCCCATGGTGCGGCACGAGTGCGCGGAGGCCCTGGGTGCCAttgccaggcctgcctgcctggctgcgCTGCGGGACCATGTCACTGACCCCGAGCGAGTGGTGCGGGAGAGCTGCGAGGTGGCGCTGGACATGTATGAGCACGAGAACGGCCAGGGCTTCCAGTACGCAGATGGGCTGGAGCGCCTGCGGCCCCCGCCCTGA